The Streptomyces sp. cg36 genomic interval GTGGTGAGGACCGTACCGACGAAGACGTGCACCAGGGAGCCCCCGGCGGCGGCGCGCAGCTCGCCGGTGCCCGTGAAGGGCGCGGCCCACGCCGTCTCGCCCGTCGCCGGGTCCAGGGCGTGCACGCCCCACTTCGGCCCGCCCAGGGCGGGCTGGTCGGTGCCCGGCTCCGGGCCGGTGGCGTAGAGCCGTCCGTCCGCGAGCAGCGGCGGCTCCTCGGCGTCCCCGCCCAGCCGGGCCACGTCCGTGCGCAGCCAGCGGGTCCGGCCGGTGGCCGCGTCCAGGGCGCTGATCTCGGCGTACGAACCGGCGTGCACCAGGCCGCCGGTGGCCCTCGGGGTCACCGAGACGGAGTCGGTGACGCCCCGGGACCAGAGGGTGGTCCCGGTCGCCAGCTCCACGGCGCCGACCGCCTGGCCGAGCGCGAAGTAGCCGGTGCCCGAGGCGCCGGGGTGGGCGTCGGGGCGGGCCGCGCCGCCGGGTATGGCCGCCTCCTGGCCGCCGTCGGCGGCCCGCAGGACGAACAGGGGCTCGCGCGAGCGCGGGTCGGGCCGCCCGGAGCCGTCCGGGCCGCCGTGGGCGGAGGCGGCGATCGCGAACCGGCCGCCCGCGTACCGCAGCGCGGTCACCGCGCCCGAGGTCCCCTCGTGGTACCAGAGCCCGCGCCCGGTGGCCGCGTCGTAGCCGTAGGCCCGCCAGGGCTTGCGCCCCTCGGTGCGCAGCGACCACTGGTCGTACGACGCGTACGTGACCAGGCAGACCACACCGTCCCCGGTCGCCAGCACCGCGCGGGTGCCGTCGAGTTCGGCGGTTCCCGGCAGCGGCGAGGTGCGCGGGCGCAGTCCGTCCGGGACGGCGCCGCGGGTCTCCCAGCGGACATCGCCGGTGGCCGCGTCGAGGGCGGCCAGGGTCGGGGCCATGCCGAGCGCGGTGCGCACGACGTGGACGGTGTCCGCGCCGTCCGGCACGACCTGGCCCGTGTCCCGGGCGTCCCGCTGCCAGCGGACCGCGCCGGTCGCCGGGTCCAGCCGGGTCAGGGAGGCGGTGTCGTGGACGTAGAGGGCGTCGCCGTGGCGCAGCAGGGAGCCGCCGTACTGGGTGGCGCCGAGCTCCCGCGTCCACAGCGTCCGGCCGCGCGGCCGGGCCGCTGTCCGGGCCGGGGCCGCGGCGGCCCGGCCGCCGTCCCCGTCGAGCGCCACGGCCGCCGAGACCCCGGCCGCGGCGACGGCGCCCGAGGCCGACCAGAACAGGAAGCGCCGCCGGGAGGCGCCCGGGGCCGGGCCGTTCTCCCCGCCCGGGGGCTCCTCGGGGGCGGGCCCCGCCTCGATCAGCTCGTCGGTGGCCTCCTCGTGCCGCCGGATCAGGGCGGTGACCTGCTCCTCCTCCCACCACGGCGTGGGCTCGCCACGCGCGGCGCACCAGGTGAGGACCTCGGCCGCGGTGGGCCGGTCGGCCGGGTCGCGGGCCAGGCACCGGCCGAGGAACTCCCGCCACTCGGGCCCCGGCAGCCCGTCCAGGTCCGGCTCCTCGTGCAGGGTGCGGTGGAGGACCTCGGGGGCGCTGCCCGCGCCGAACGGATTGCGGCCGGTGACGCAGAGCGCCAGCAGGGCGCCGAGCGCGAACACATCGGCGGGCGGGCCCGGTTCGGCGTCCCGGGCCAGCTGCTCGGGCGCGATGAACCCGGGGGAGCCGACGATCTCGCCGCTGCCGGTGAGGGCGTCGCCCTCACCGACGCCCTTGGCGATCCCGAAGTCGATGACCTTGGGCCCGTCCCGGGTGACGATCACATGGGCGGGCTTGAGGTCGCGGTGGACCAGCCGCGCGCGGTGCACGGTGGTCAGCGCCTCCGCCAACAGGGCGCCCAGGGCGGCCAGTTGGGGCGCGCTGAGCGGCCCGAGCGCGGAGACGGCCTCGGCGAGGGACGGGCCCGCGCAGTACGCCTGGGCCAGCCACGGCGGCTCCGCCTCCGGGTCGGCCGCCAGCACCCCGGCGGTGTACGGCCCGTCCACGGCCCGCGCCGCCGCCACCTCCCGGCGGAACCGCTCGCGGAACCGCGGATCCGCCGCCAGCCGGGGGTGGACCGTCTTCAGCGCCACCAGCCGCCCGGACGCGGACCGGGCGAGGTGCACCTGGCCCATCCCGCCCTCGCCGAGCAGCGCGACGAGCCGGTACCCGCCGATCTCCCGCACCCCGCCTCCAGCCCCAAGTCCCTCTGCCGTCACCATGTGCGACGCAGGCGGCGCGCCGGTCGGTTGCGCGTCCGAACGGTGGGCCGGACCACACTGTGGGGTGCGGGAGATCGGCGCGTCCAGTACGCCTCCCCACCGGCGCGGGGACCCCCGCCGCCCGGCGCCCGGACCGGGGCCGGGCGGGCCCTCGCGCGAGGCCGGGCGATCAGGCCCGGGTCAGCACCAGGCTCACGTTGTGGCCGCCGAACCCGAAGGAGTTGGCCAGGGCCGCGTCCCACGCGCCGGTGCGGTTCTCGCCCGCCACCACGTCGAGGGCGACCTCCGGGTCGAGCCGCTCCAGATTGCGGGTGGCCGGGACGGTGCCCTCGTACAGGGCGAGCAGCGCCGCCATCGCGCCGACCGCGCCGGAGGCGCCGAGCATGTGGCCGGTCATCGACTTGGTGGCGGTGACCACCGGATGCGTGCCGATCGCCCGCGCCACCGCCTGCGCCTCGGCGAGGTCACCGGACGGCGTCGAGGTGGCGTGGGCGTGGACCACGCCGATGTCGGCGGCCCCCAGCCGCGCGTCCGCCAGGGCCGACTCGATCGCCCGCACCTGCCCGGCCACGTCGGAGGCGGTGATGTGGTCGGCGCTGGACGTGACGGCCGCGCCCGCCACCGCCCCGTACACCCGCGCCTTCCGCGCCCGCGCGAACGAGGCGCGCTCCAGGACCAGTACGCCCGCGCCCTCGCCCATCACGAATCCGCTGCGGTCCGCGTCGAACGGCCGGGACGCCGCCTCGGGGTCGCTCTCCCGCGGCGACAGCGCCTTCATCTGCGCGAACGCGGCCAGCGTGAACGGGTGCAGACACGCCTCCGTGCCGCCCGCGACCACCACGTCCGCCCGGCCCGCGCGGATCAGGTCGAGCCCCATCGCGACGGCCTCGGCCCCGGACGCGCAGGCGCTCACCGGGGTGCGCGCCCCGCCCCGCGCGCCGAGGTCCATGGAGACCCAGGCGGCCGGGCCGTTGGGCATCAGCATGGGGACCGCGTACGGGGAGAGCCTGCGGGCGCCGCTCTTCTCATAGGTGTCGTCCTGGCCCAGCGTGGTCAGGACGCCGCCGGTGCCGGTGCCGATCACCACGGCCAGCCGCTCCGGCGCCACCTCCGGGGCGCCCGCGTCCCGCCATGCCTCGCGGGAGCCGATCAGCGCCAGTTGTTCACATCGATCAAGCCGGCGGGCCTCCACCCGGTCCAGCAGGGACGCCGGGTCGACGGGCAGCCCGGCGGCGACCGAGACCGGCAGCCCGGCCGCCCACTCCTCGGTGAGCAGGGTGGCCCCGGACCGGCCGCTCAGCAGTCCGGACCAGGTGGACGCGGTGTCGATGCCCACGGGGGTGATCGCGCCGAGCCCGGTCACCAGTACCTCTTCTTGATCACTCATGACCTCGACCCTGCCAGGCGGGAACGGTCGCGCGGCAGGGTCGGAGGGGAGTGTTTTGTCCCTCGCCTGTTGTGGAGTTCCTCCAGTTTCACGAGTGAGCCGACGCCGTCCCCGTACGCGGGAGCCCGGGTGCCGGGGCGCGCCGAGGGCCGGTCCCGGTACGCGCGAGGCCCGCCGCACCGCGCGGGGCGGGCGGCGGGCCTGGGCCGGCCGGGGCGGTCCCGCGGAGGTCAGAGCGCCTCGGCCGACGGCTTCACCATGCCGCGCACGGTCCGGGACTTCACGAAGTTCCCCAGCGCCGTCATCTCCCACTCGCCGGAGAACTGGCGGATCAGCTTCGCCATCATCACGCCGGTCTGCGGCTCGGCGCCGGTGAGGTCGAAGCGGACCAGCTCCTCGCCGGTCGCGGCGTCGATCAGCCGGCAGTACGCCTTGGCGACCTCGGTGAACTTCTGGCCGGAGAACGAGTTCACCGTGAAGACCAGGCCCGTCGCCTCGGCCGGGAGGCGGCCCAGGTCGACGACGATCACCTCGTCGTCGCCCGCGCCCTCGCCCGTGAGGTTGTCGCCGGAGTGCTTGACGGCGCCGCCCAGGATGGAGAGCTTGCCGAAGTAGCAGCTGTCCAGGTGGTTGCGCTGCGGGCCGTAGGCGATCACCGACGCGTCCAGGTCGATGCTCTTGCCGCGGAACGCGGGCTCCCAGCCGAGCCCCATCTTGACCTGGGAGAGCAGCGGGCGCCCGCCCTTGACCAGCGACACCGTCTGGTTCTTCTGGAGGCTCACCCGGCCCTTGTCCAGGTTGATCTTCCCGCTGCCGGGGGCGGCGGCGGGCGCGGGCGGGGCGGCCGGGGGAGCGGCGGGCATCGGCGGCGCGGCCACGGGGGCGGGCTGGAGCGGCGCGGCGGGTGCCGGGGCGGCGGCCTGCGGCTCCTCCTCCACCGTGACGCCGAAGTCGGTGGCGATGCCCGCCAGCCCGTTGGCGTACCCCTGGCCGACCGCGCGGGCCTTCCAGGCGCCGCCGCGCAGATAGACCTCCATGACCACCAGCGCGGTCTCGCCGCCCAGGCCCGGCGGGGTGAAGGTGGCGATCACGCTGCCGTCGTCGGCGTTGCGCAGGGTGGCCGTGGGCTCGATGCCCTGGAAGGTCTGGCCCGCCGCGTCGGGGCTCGCGGTGACGACGATCTTCTCGATGCCGGGCGGCACGGCCGCCGTGTCCACCACGATCGAGTCGGGCCCGGAGCCGCCGCCGGACCGGTAGGTGACACCGGGGCCCGACGGCTGGTTGTAGAAGATGAAGTCGTCGTCGGAGCGCACCTTGCCGTCGGCGGTGAGCAGCAGGCCCGACACGTCGAGCCGCACCGGGGCGGCGACGTCCACCGCCACTCGGGCGGTCGGGAGCGGAAGGTTCGAGCCAGGTGTCATTGCGGTCATGTCCCGGGAACGAGCGGCGCCGCTTTACGGTTCCTTGAATGTCCCGCGAATCCCGGATTCAGTGCGGCCACTGCGGCGGACGGGTGGTGAAGTGCCCGCCGAGCCAGGTGTCGTCGGGGTCCCCGGGGGCGGGTTCGCCCTGTTCGGCGAGGAGTTTCGCGGCGTACCGCTCGGAGTCGTCCAGCGGTTCGTACCCCAGCGCCCGCGCCGAGGCGAGGTCCCACCACAGCCGGGTGTTGGCGGAGGAGCCGTGGACGACGGTGTGGCCGACGCCCTCGGCGCTCAGGGCCGCGTGGAAGAGCCGGGCCCCGTCGGCGGGGCTCAGCCAGAGGGAGAGCATCCGCACCGAGGTGGGCTCGGGGAAGCAGGAGCCGATCCGCACCGAGACGGTCTCCAGGCCGTGCTTGTCCCAGTAGAACTGGGCCAGGTCCTCGCCGAACGCCTTGGACAGGCCGTAGAAGGTGTCCGGGCGGCGGAGGGTGTCGACCGGGATCAGCTCGTCCGGCGCCAGCGGCACCTTCCCGCGCGGGCGCGGGGTGAAGCCGACCACGTGGTTGGAGGAGGCGAAGACCACGCGCGCGACGCCCTCTTGGCGGGCTGCCTCGTAGAGGTGCTGGGTGCCCTCGATGTTGGCCCGGAGGATCTTGTCGAAGGACGCCTCCAGCGAGATGCCCGCGAGGTGGAGCACCGCGTCGACGCCCCGGACCGCCTCGCGCAGCGCGTCCCGGTCGGCGAGGTCCGCGGTGATCGCCTCCGGCGCGCCCGGGACCGGCCGCACGTCGAGGAGGCGCAGCGCGTAGCCGTACGCCGGGAGCAGCTCCCGCATCAGGGTGCCGAGGCCACCGGCCGCGCCGGTGAGCAGGACGGTGCGGGGAGCGGGCATGGGCTGTCTCCTCGGGGCGCGGGCGGCGGGGCGTACGGGAGGGGCGGGCGCGGTGACCGGCGCGGGGCCGGACATTTGCGTGGACGCCATTCATATCCGTGGACACGCTAGGGAGCTGGATTCCGCTCCGTCAAGAGCGGGCGGGCGCCGTGTGTCGGCCCGGCGGATCGGCGGCGGGCGCCTTGACCGCCGTCGCGCGGCTGCCTTAGCGTGGCGATGTTCAGAAATATGGACGCCAATCAGAATTGTACACGACGCCTTGCTCAGGGAGCGCCCGTGACGCCCGTGAACCCCGCCCCGCTCGCCGCCCGACTGGACGGTCTGCTCTTCTTCCCCGTGACCCCCTTCCGGCCGGACGGCACCCTCGACCTCGACGCCTTCCGCGCCCATGTCGCGGGCGGGATCGAGGCCGGTGCGGGGGCCGTCTTCGCGTGCTGCGGGACCGGCGAGTTCCACGCGCTCACCCCGGCGGAGTTCCGGGAGTGCGTGGCCGCGGCGGTGGCGGAGGCGGCCGGCCGGGTGCCGGTGGTGGCGGGCGCGGGGTACGGGACGGCCCTCGCGGTCCAGTACGCGCGCCTGGCCGAGGAGGCGGGCGCCGACGGGCTGCTCGCCCTGCCGCCCTACCTGGTCGCCGCCGACCAGGAGGGACTGCTGCGCCACTACACCGAGCTCGCCGCCGCCACCTCGCTCGACACCATCGTCTACCAGCGCGACAACGCGGTCCTCACCCCCGCGACCGTCGTCGAACTCGCCCGCACCGAGGGCGTGATCGGCCTCAAGGACGGCATCGGCGACCTCGACCTGATGCAGCGCACCGTCAGCACGGTCCGCCGCGAGCTCCCCGGCCGGGAGTTCCTGTACTTCAACGGGCTGCCCACCGCCGAACTCACCGCCCTCGCCTACCGGGGCATCGGCGTCACCCTCTACTCCTCGGCGGTCTTCTGCTTCGCGCCCGACCTCGCCCTCGCCTTCCACCGGGCGCTGGCGCACGGCGACGACGCCACGGTGAACCTGCTGCTCGACGGGTTCTTCGTCCCCCTCGTCGAACTGCGCAACCAGGGCCGGGGATACGCCGTCTCGCTGGTCAAGGCGGGAGTGCGGCTGGCCGGTCTGGAGGTCGGCGACGTACGGCCCCCGCTGAACGAGCCCGACCCGGCCCACGTCGAACAGCTCGCCGCGCTGATCGAGCGGGGCCGGGCGCTGCTCGCCGACGGCCGTGCCGGCGGGGCGGCTCCCGCTTCCGGGCCGGGCGCGGTCGAAGGCGCGGCCCCCGCTGCCGGGGCGGGCGCGTGAGGGCCTCCGCGTTCCTCTACCCCTGGGACGTCGTCGGCGACCCGGCCGCCGCCGGGCGGCTGGTGGACCTCGGCGTCCGCCAGGTGACGCTGGCCGCCGCCTACCACTCCACCCGCGCCCTCACCCCGCGCCACCCGCGCCACCGCGTGGTCACCGCCGAGTACGCGGCGGTCCTCTATCCGCCGGACGAACGGCGCTGGTCGGGGCGGGAGCTGCGGCCCCACCCCGCCGGATCCTGGGCCCTGGGCGACGCCTACGGCGAGGCCGCCGAGGCGCTGGCGCGGGCCGGACTCGACGTCCACTCCTGGGTCGTCCTCGCCCACAACTCCCGCCTCGGCGCGGAACACCCCGGCACCTCGGTGGTCAACGCCTACGGCGACCGCTACCCGTGGGCGCCGTGCGTGGCGCGCCCCGAGGTCCGGTCCCATCTGGTCTCGCTGGCCGCCGAGGCGGCGGTACGGCCCGGGGCGCGCGGGACCGAGCTGGAGTCCTGCGGCTGGTACGGGCTGGCCCATCTGCACGCCCACGACAAGACCTCGGGCGTCGGCCTCGACGACACCGCCCAGTATCTGATGTCGCTCTGCTTCTGCGCCGTCTGCCGGTCCGGGTACGCCCAGGAGGGCCTGGACGACGAGCAGTTGGCGGCGGGGGTGCGGGCCGCGCTGGAGCCGGTGTGGCGCGGGGCGCCGACGACGGGCCCGGCCGGGGAGACGCTCCTGGAGGCGACCGTGGGCCACCGGGCGGCGGTCGCCCGCACGTTCCAGGAAGAGGTCGTCGGGGCCGTACGGGCCGCCGCCGGGCCGGAGTTCCGGGTCCTGCTGCACGCGGATCCGGGGGTCCACCGGTGCGGGGCGAACGCGGGCGTGGACCCGGCCGCAGTGTTCGCCCTCGCGGACGGCGTGGTGGCGCCCTGCCCCTCCGGCCGTACGGACGCGCTGGGCGCCTTCGCTCCCCACGCGGCCCGGACGGGCGGGGTGCTGGCCGCCAACCTCACCGTGGTGTCGGGCCTGGGCGGCACCCCGCACACCCTCGCCGAGGACGCCGACCGGGCGGCGGCGGCGGGCGCGACCGAACTGCGCCTGTACCACGCGGGTCTGGCCTCGGACGAGGACCTGGCGGCGGTCCGGAAGTCGGGGGCGCTGACCTGACGGGGCCGGAACCGGGGCAGCACCGGGGCGCGCCCCGGCCCCGCCGACCCGCGCCGACTCACGCCCCCCGTCGCACCGGCGCGGGGCGGGCCAGCGCCGTCGCCACGGCGAGCGCGCCCGCGCCCACCAGCGGCAGCAGCACCCGTACGTCCACCCATCCCACCAGCGCCGCCCCCAGGCCCGTCGCCAGCGCGTTCGGCACGAACAGCAGGGTGCCGGCCGTCGCCGCCGTGCGGCCGAGCACGGCGTCCGGCACCTCCCGCTGCACCGACGTCAGCGCCGCCACCAGTACGCAAGGCAGCCCGAGCCCGATGCCCGCCCCGGCCGCCAGCGCCGTCACGTCGTACGGCAGCGCCCGCAGGCCCACCGAGAGGGCGAAGAGCGCGGTGCCCGCCGCCGCGAACGTCCGCGCGGGCAGTCTGCGCAGCAGCGGCCCGGCCAGCAGGCCCGCCGCCACCGACCCGACGCCCTGCACCGCGTACAGCACCCCCGCGAACGCGGGCGGGCGGCCCAGGCGTTCGTCGACGACCGCGTAGAGCGCGGCCCCGTTCAGGCCCGCGCACAGCATGGTGGCCCCGCCCGCGAGCACCAGGGGCCGCAGCACCGGCGACGCCCACAGCGTCCGCGCGCCCTCGGCCGTCCCCGCCCGCCGGGCGCCGCCGGGCCGCTCCTCCCGCACCGGGACCAGCGCGAAGACCCCGGCCGCCAGCAGGAACGTCACCGCGTCCAGGGCCGCGACCGCCGCCCCGCCCCAGCGCGCGTACATCCCGGCCCCGGCCAGCGGGGCCACCAGTTTCATGCCCTCGTTGACCGTCATGCGCAGACCGTTGAAGTCGGCGAGGAGTTCCCGGTCGACGGCCTTCGCCACCAGCGCGGTCTCGGCGGCGTCCTGGACCACGCCGTTGGCCCCGTACACCAGGAGCACCGCGAACAGGATCCAGACGCGGCCCGCCCCGTCCACCGCGAGCAGCGGCAGGAGCAGGGCCGCCATCGCCAGGTTGCTCCCCACCAGCAGCGGGCGCCGCCGCACCCGGTCGGCCACCGCGCCCAG includes:
- a CDS encoding NAD-dependent epimerase/dehydratase family protein, producing the protein MPAPRTVLLTGAAGGLGTLMRELLPAYGYALRLLDVRPVPGAPEAITADLADRDALREAVRGVDAVLHLAGISLEASFDKILRANIEGTQHLYEAARQEGVARVVFASSNHVVGFTPRPRGKVPLAPDELIPVDTLRRPDTFYGLSKAFGEDLAQFYWDKHGLETVSVRIGSCFPEPTSVRMLSLWLSPADGARLFHAALSAEGVGHTVVHGSSANTRLWWDLASARALGYEPLDDSERYAAKLLAEQGEPAPGDPDDTWLGGHFTTRPPQWPH
- a CDS encoding MFS transporter: MNEIGEKRKGRARPLGRVLGDRAARLYLTGVVVSGFGSSAMWLTAGIWAKSLTGSSTTAALTVFALWAPTLVGPVLGAVADRVRRRPLLVGSNLAMAALLLPLLAVDGAGRVWILFAVLLVYGANGVVQDAAETALVAKAVDRELLADFNGLRMTVNEGMKLVAPLAGAGMYARWGGAAVAALDAVTFLLAAGVFALVPVREERPGGARRAGTAEGARTLWASPVLRPLVLAGGATMLCAGLNGAALYAVVDERLGRPPAFAGVLYAVQGVGSVAAGLLAGPLLRRLPARTFAAAGTALFALSVGLRALPYDVTALAAGAGIGLGLPCVLVAALTSVQREVPDAVLGRTAATAGTLLFVPNALATGLGAALVGWVDVRVLLPLVGAGALAVATALARPAPVRRGA
- a CDS encoding beta-ketoacyl synthase; protein product: MSDQEEVLVTGLGAITPVGIDTASTWSGLLSGRSGATLLTEEWAAGLPVSVAAGLPVDPASLLDRVEARRLDRCEQLALIGSREAWRDAGAPEVAPERLAVVIGTGTGGVLTTLGQDDTYEKSGARRLSPYAVPMLMPNGPAAWVSMDLGARGGARTPVSACASGAEAVAMGLDLIRAGRADVVVAGGTEACLHPFTLAAFAQMKALSPRESDPEAASRPFDADRSGFVMGEGAGVLVLERASFARARKARVYGAVAGAAVTSSADHITASDVAGQVRAIESALADARLGAADIGVVHAHATSTPSGDLAEAQAVARAIGTHPVVTATKSMTGHMLGASGAVGAMAALLALYEGTVPATRNLERLDPEVALDVVAGENRTGAWDAALANSFGFGGHNVSLVLTRA
- a CDS encoding PQQ-binding-like beta-propeller repeat protein, giving the protein MREIGGYRLVALLGEGGMGQVHLARSASGRLVALKTVHPRLAADPRFRERFRREVAAARAVDGPYTAGVLAADPEAEPPWLAQAYCAGPSLAEAVSALGPLSAPQLAALGALLAEALTTVHRARLVHRDLKPAHVIVTRDGPKVIDFGIAKGVGEGDALTGSGEIVGSPGFIAPEQLARDAEPGPPADVFALGALLALCVTGRNPFGAGSAPEVLHRTLHEEPDLDGLPGPEWREFLGRCLARDPADRPTAAEVLTWCAARGEPTPWWEEEQVTALIRRHEEATDELIEAGPAPEEPPGGENGPAPGASRRRFLFWSASGAVAAAGVSAAVALDGDGGRAAAAPARTAARPRGRTLWTRELGATQYGGSLLRHGDALYVHDTASLTRLDPATGAVRWQRDARDTGQVVPDGADTVHVVRTALGMAPTLAALDAATGDVRWETRGAVPDGLRPRTSPLPGTAELDGTRAVLATGDGVVCLVTYASYDQWSLRTEGRKPWRAYGYDAATGRGLWYHEGTSGAVTALRYAGGRFAIAASAHGGPDGSGRPDPRSREPLFVLRAADGGQEAAIPGGAARPDAHPGASGTGYFALGQAVGAVELATGTTLWSRGVTDSVSVTPRATGGLVHAGSYAEISALDAATGRTRWLRTDVARLGGDAEEPPLLADGRLYATGPEPGTDQPALGGPKWGVHALDPATGETAWAAPFTGTGELRAAAGGSLVHVFVGTVLTTFHGPDGPV
- a CDS encoding 5-dehydro-4-deoxyglucarate dehydratase; amino-acid sequence: MNPAPLAARLDGLLFFPVTPFRPDGTLDLDAFRAHVAGGIEAGAGAVFACCGTGEFHALTPAEFRECVAAAVAEAAGRVPVVAGAGYGTALAVQYARLAEEAGADGLLALPPYLVAADQEGLLRHYTELAAATSLDTIVYQRDNAVLTPATVVELARTEGVIGLKDGIGDLDLMQRTVSTVRRELPGREFLYFNGLPTAELTALAYRGIGVTLYSSAVFCFAPDLALAFHRALAHGDDATVNLLLDGFFVPLVELRNQGRGYAVSLVKAGVRLAGLEVGDVRPPLNEPDPAHVEQLAALIERGRALLADGRAGGAAPASGPGAVEGAAPAAGAGA
- a CDS encoding TerD family protein, with the protein product MTPGSNLPLPTARVAVDVAAPVRLDVSGLLLTADGKVRSDDDFIFYNQPSGPGVTYRSGGGSGPDSIVVDTAAVPPGIEKIVVTASPDAAGQTFQGIEPTATLRNADDGSVIATFTPPGLGGETALVVMEVYLRGGAWKARAVGQGYANGLAGIATDFGVTVEEEPQAAAPAPAAPLQPAPVAAPPMPAAPPAAPPAPAAAPGSGKINLDKGRVSLQKNQTVSLVKGGRPLLSQVKMGLGWEPAFRGKSIDLDASVIAYGPQRNHLDSCYFGKLSILGGAVKHSGDNLTGEGAGDDEVIVVDLGRLPAEATGLVFTVNSFSGQKFTEVAKAYCRLIDAATGEELVRFDLTGAEPQTGVMMAKLIRQFSGEWEMTALGNFVKSRTVRGMVKPSAEAL